Proteins from a single region of Choloepus didactylus isolate mChoDid1 chromosome 10, mChoDid1.pri, whole genome shotgun sequence:
- the GOLGA2 gene encoding LOW QUALITY PROTEIN: golgin subfamily A member 2 (The sequence of the model RefSeq protein was modified relative to this genomic sequence to represent the inferred CDS: inserted 2 bases in 1 codon; deleted 3 bases in 3 codons; substituted 2 bases at 2 genomic stop codons), which yields MWPPLTPPLSAMSEETRRSKLAAAKKKLREFQQRNSPGVPAGAKKKRKIKNGSSPEETXTSDDRSPEDAPNDCATPASADDTIFPGGVHLPCASSPCTTSMASPKNYDDADNDPLTSDESKTMSSTESLRQISQQLNGLVSESSSYINGEGLASSTNMKDLEVSGSGLWSSDPASESPHLPQWGLGTPLPVETAQTPPNPNDCSLYLSSNSSHSSSSLHARQHNRCQELSVALDSSSLTNKQLGNQIEELGKSPKQQKQDALEQLEKEKKEFARGGGXALREQLQVHIQTIGILVSEKSELYTALTHTQQAVRQKAGESEDLANRLQSSRQRVGELERTLSAVSTQQKQMDRNNKELTKERDTFKTRVIXTNKSEEDLKQRNSELEEKLRILLMEKSAVHHEIEELRKKLEMTELMQPLPLQPGVPESHQQLQQALEERAQLEMHVGELTESRKLLQLERDRYAEALKEESAIWQKKVQHLCEENRTLKEEKEHSMSQVQELETSLAKLKKETAAPPPQEPQAGPSEVEQRLQAEAEKLQKELENLAEQLQAQVHDNEGLSRLNQEQEQRLLELERAAELWGEQAEEQAEERKQILETMQSDRTTISRALSQNRELKEQLVELQNGFIKLTNENMEMTSALQSEQYVKKELAKKLGQLQEKLAELKETVEVKNKEAQDLQEQARPVLETNLQQYVAACQQHVAAYQHLATEKEMLHKQLLLQTQLMDQLQHEQVQGKVMAEMTHQELQEIQERLEVANQQNQQLQAQLGLLTLPGEGGGLDNDERDEEADCPELSIPEDLEGREAVAAFLSSALASAKEEQARLRGQLKAQKLRCQHLGSQVTSSQPEPETPSPPGTSGDSVSGETYQALQVAMEKLQDRFTKLMQEKVDLKERMEELEHRCIQLSGETDTIGEYIALYQNQRAVMKERHREKEEYIRRLAKDKEEMKVKLLELQELVLRLVGERNESYSRFLVAAQSPAGEATTAPSAPQELGAANSQDLHEVSLADDVEPVKGEAFPGPTIPENPTAQQIMQLLREIQNPQDHAGLGNNPCIPFFYRANENEEVKILVI from the exons ATGTGGCCTCCCCTTACCCCTCCCCTTTCCGCGATGTCGGAAGAAACCCGACGAAGCAAGTTGGCCGCGGCCAAGAAGAAG ttgagagaatttcagcagagaaatagT CCTGGTGTCCCTGCAGGagccaaaaagaaaaggaagataaaaaatgGCAGTAGCCCCGAGGAAAC AACTTCTGATGACCGCTCGCCTGAGGAT GCGCCCAACGACTGCGCCACTCCTGCTTCTGCTGATGACACCATATTTCCTGGTGGTGTCCATCTCCCGTGTGCTAGTTCCCCGTGCACTACTAGCATGGCATCACCTAAG AACTATGATGATGCAGACAATGATCCTCTTACCTCGGATGAAAGCAA GACCATGTCATCTACTGAGAGCCTGCGACAGATTTCACAACAGCTCAATGGGCTCGTGTCTGAG TCTTCATCCTATATCAATGGGGAGGGCCTAGCATCTTCTACTAACATGAAAGATCTGGAGGTAAGTGGTTCTGGACTGTGGTCCAGTGACCCTGCAAGCGAGTCCCCCCATCTCCCACAATGGGGGCTAGGTACCCCACTGCCAGTTGAGACAGCC CAGACACCCCCCAACCCTAATGATTGCTCTCTCTACCTCTCCTCCAACTCTTCccactcctcctcctctctgcatGCACGTCAGCACAACCGATGCCAAGAGCTCTCAGTAGCCCTGGATTCCAGCAGTCTTACA AACAAGCAACTCGGTAACCAGATAGAGGAATTGGGTAAGAGTCCA AAACAGCAGAAACAAGATGCTTTGGAACAACTGGAGAAA gagaagaaagaatttgcAAGAGGAGGCGGGTGAGCTCTAAGGGAACAGCTGCAG gTTCACATCCAGACCATCGGGATTTTAGTGTCTGAGAAATCCGAGTTATATACGGCCCTGACTCACACCCAGCAGGCAGTCAGGCAGAAAGCAG GAGAGTCAGAGGATCTCGCTAATCGCCTGCAGTCTTCCCGTCAGCGTGTAGGAGAGCTGGAGCGGACCCTATCTGCTGTCTCCACTCAGCAGAAGCAGATGGACAGG AACAACAAAGAGTTAACCAAAGAGCGTGATACCTTCAAAACTAGAGTTATATAAACAAA CAAAAGTGAGGAGGACCTGAAGCAACGGAACTCAGAACTCGAAGAGAAACTTCGGATTTTGCTCATGGAAAAGTCAGCTGTTCACCATGAGATTGAGGAGCTGCGCAAGAAGCTGGAGATGACAGAGCTCATGCAGCCG TTACCTCTCCAGCCTGGAGTTCCTGAGAGCCACCAGCAGTTACAGCAGGCCCTGGAGGAGCGGGCACAGCTGGAGATGCATGTTGGGGAG CTTACAGAATCACGGAAGCTTCTGCAATTAGAGAGAGATAGATATGCAGAGGCTCTGAAAGAAGAGAGTGCCATTTGGCAGAAGAAGGTACAGCATTTATGTGAGGAG AATCGAACactgaaggaggagaaagagcatAGCATGAGTCAAGTACAGGAGCTGGAGACCAGTTTAgctaaactgaagaaagagacaG ctgcacccccaccccaggaaccCCAAGCTGGTCCCTCCGAAGTGGAACAGCGGCTACAAGCAGAGGCTGAAAAGCTGCAGAAGGAGCTAGAGAACCTAGCAGAGCAACTGCAGGCCCAGGTGCATGACAATGAGGGCCTGAGTCGCCTGAATCAGGAGCAAGAGCAGCGGCTGCTGGAGCTGGAGCGGGCAGCTGAGCTCTGGGGAGAGCAGGCAGAAGAGCAGGCAGAAGAACGGAAACAGATTCTGGAGACCATGCAGAGCGACCGCACCACCATCAGCCGTGCTCTTTCCCAAAACCGCGAGCTCAAGGAGCAGCTGGTTGAGCTGCAGAATGGCTTTATCAAGCTG ACCAATGAAAATATGGAGATGACCAGTGCCCTGCAGTCAGAACAGTATGTTAAGAAAGAGCTGGCCAAGAAGCTGGGGCAGCTGCAGGAAAAGCTGGCAGAACTTAAAGAAACG GTAGAAGTAAAGAACAAAGAGGCTCAGGATCTGCAAGAGCAGGCGAGACCAGTACTTGAAACCAACCTGCAGCAGTATGTGGCTGCTTGTCAGCAGCATGTGGCTGCCTATCAGCACCTGGCCACTGAGAAGGAGATGCTGCACAAGCAGTTACTCCTGCAGACCCAGCTCATGGACCAGCTGCAGCACGAGCAAGTTCAGGGCAAGGTCATGGCTGAGATGACCCACCAGGAGTTGCAGGAGATCCAG GAGCGCCTGGAAGTTGCCAACCAGCAGAACCAGCAACTGCAGGCCCAGTTGGGCCTCCTGACTCTGCCTGGGGAAG GAGGTGGGCTGGACAATGATGAAAGGGATGAAGAGGCTGATTGTCCAGAGCTGAGCATCCCTGAAGACCTAGAAGGCCGAGAGGCTGTG GCGGCATTTTTGAGCTCTGCCCTAGCCAGTGCTAAAGAAGAACAGGCAAGACTGCGGGGGCAGTTGAAGGCGCAGAAGTTACGCTGCCAGCACTTGGGAAGCCAGGTGACCTCATCTCAGCCTGAACCGGAGACCCCTTCTCCCCCTGGGACCAGTGGGGACAGTGTGTCTGGGGAGACCTACCAGGCCCTACAGGTGGCCATGGAGAAGCTGCAA GATCGCTTCACAAAACTGATGCAAGAGAAAGTGGATCTGAAGGAGCGGATGGAAGAGCTGGAGCATCGCTGCATCCAGCTATCTGGGGAGACAGATACTATTG GTGAGTACATTGCCCTCTACCAAAATCAGAGGGCAGTAATGAAGGAGCGTCACCGTGAGAAGGAGGAGTACATTAGACGCTTGGCCAAGGacaaggaagaaatgaag GTAAAACTGCTGGAGTTGCAGGAGCTTGTCTTAAGACTTGTTGGTGAGCGCAATGAAAGTTATAGCAGATTTCTGGTAGCTGCTCAGAGCCCTGCTGGTGAGGCCACAACAGCACCCTCAGCCCCCCAGGAGCTTGGAGCTGCCAACAGCCAGG ACCTTCATGAGGTGAGCCTGGCAGATGATGTGGAACCTGTAAAGGGAGAGGCCTTCCCAGGCCCAACTATCCCAGAGAATCCCACTGCCCAGCAGATAATGCAGCTGCTACGTGAGATTCAAAACCCCCAGGATCATGCAGGCCTGGGCAATAATCCCTGCATCCCCTTCTTCTACCGGGCTAATGAgaatgaagaagtgaagattTTGGTCATCTAA